CCCATGTCGCGCATCTTGCCGCGCACCAGCGTCTGCATCTCGCTCACGCCGAGGTCGGGCTGCGTGAACCGTCCCTGGGCGAAGCAGTGGCTGCAGTAGACGCGGCTCGTGGATCCGTCGACATTCGTCCCGCCGCCGAGCGGGTCGCGGCTGAACGGCATCCCGCAGCTCTGGCAGCTCTTGTACGTTGCTTCCATTTTCGGCGCCTCCCGTCCCATCAAATGAAGTGAGACAATATATACAGCGAAGAGCCCGCGGGGAGCGGGAGCGACCAGTGCCCCACGACCTCGTAGAGGCCGAGCGTCGACCCGATCACGAGGCCCCGCTTGAGGGCCGTTCTCCATCCCGGTGTCTCGATCTCGAAGACGGCGAAAAGCCCGGACCCTGTGCGCGCTTCCAGCCTCTCCCGGCGCGCGGCCCGCGACCCGCTACCCCGCGACGGCCGACCATTCGACGATCTCGGCATCGGGATCACCGTGAGCGCGGGGGCGGTACCCGAACGACTCCAGGCATCGCTGCGCGGCGCCCATCGGGATGCCCAGCGCCGCCATCCGCGGCTTGTTCTGCTCGAACCAGATTTCGCGCACGCGGCGGGACTCGAGGAGCCGCTCGCACCCCATGAGGACCCAGGTGTCGGCTCCCTCCACGTCGATCTTCAGGAAGTCGATCGGATCGCCCAGCGGGACGACCTCGTCGACCCTGACGACGTCCACGTCGATCGACTTTCCGCCCGGCCGATTGACGAGCCCTCCCCATCCCGTCTGGCTCAGGGGGCCGACGTCGAAGTGCAGGCGTCCCGCGGCGGCTCCGGCCGCCCGGGGGACGATCTGAACTCGATCCGAGAATCCGTTGCGGCTCATGTTCCGCCCGAGGAGCTCGATGTTGCGGGGCGACGCCTCGAAGGCGATGCAGCGGCCCCCCGGGCTCATCGCCGCCCACAGCGCCGCGAAGTAGCCGAGGTTGGCGACGACCTCGACCATCGTGCCCCCCCGGCGCGCGATCTCGACGACGCGGTGCGTGAGATCGAGCTCGTAGAGCCCCGTGAAGGCGATCGAGTCGGAGATCACGTCACCCGGAATCAGCTCGAGCCCCACGCCGGGCGCGAACCTCAGCTCCGCGCGCTCGTAGAGCGGCGTCCAACCGGCGTGCCGCCCGCGGTAGAGCCTCGACCAGGCCGCGAGGCGGAGCCGATCCGGAAGCACGCAAAGCAAGAGAGGTCGTTTCATCACCTGATCCCGGCGCGATCTACCAGCACACTCCCGGCGCCGATCCAAGGTACGCCTCCGACGCGAGCTGATCCAGCATGAAGGCCGCGACGTCCGCGCGCGAGATGCGGGCCGGCAGGAGAAAGCCTCCGGCGCGCGCCCCGGCGCGCCAGCGGCCGCGCCCAACCCCGTTCGTCAGGACCGCGGGGCGGACGAGGACCCAGTCCACGCGGCTCCGGGCGACGATCCGTTCCTGTCGCGCCTTGTCCAGGAAGTAGACGGGGAGGATCGCGGGGATGATGAAGAAGGTGTAGAAGAGGCCGAGGCGGCCGGCGCTGTCACCGATCCCCAGCGAGGTCTCGCAGACGAACCGGCGAACGCCGTGGGACTCCATCGATCTCAGGATGTTCCGTGTCCCCGAGGAGAGGACTCCGCCCGGGGAGTAGTACCTGTGGTGGCCCAGGGCGGACACGACGGCGTCCTGGCCGCGCACCGCTTCCTCGACGGCCCGGGGATCGAGCACGTCCCCCCGGATCACCCTCAGCGAAGGGTGCTCGACCGGCAGGCGCGACGGATCCCGCACGAGGGCGGTGACGTCGTGGCCTCGCTCGAGCGCCAGCGAGACGAGCTGCCGTCCGGTCCCTCCCGTGGCGCCGACGATCAGGATCCGCGCCGGCTTCCACGCCGCGCCACCGCCTCCTCGGGCGATCCGCCCGCGGTGCCCGGCCCGCGAGAGAGTCGCCGAGAGCACCGCCCCGTAGGCGAGGAACAGGATCGCGAGCGTCAGCTTCACGCTCACGACGCCCGCTCGTACAGCTCGGCCGACCAGATGAAGGTGCCGCCTCGCCAGCGGCGACGAAGCCCGCGCTCCTCGAGGACGCGCGCCATCGCGGCGGGCGGATGCACGTAGACCGTGAACGGACGGCGAACCAGGGTTCGCGCACCGTTCATGAGCGCGATGAAGCCGCGGATGGGCCAGCGGTCTCGCGGATACGTGAGGGCGAGGAGGCGGCCGGCGCGATCGGCCGCGGCCCTGAGCAAGCCGGCGTAGTCCTCGTCGCAGCACACGACGCGATCGAGGGTCACCACGTCGACCCGCGCGATCGAAGGCGCCGCCGAGTGGAAATCGCCATGGCGGAACTCCACGCGGCCCGAGTGGCCGAGACGCTCCGATTCCTCCGCCGCGACGGCGAGGTAGGCCGGGGAGGCGTCCAGGTGCACGGCCCGCGAGTATCCGGCGCCGAGCAGCGCGTGGTGGATCGCACCGATGCCACCGCCGATGTCGAGGAGCGTGCGGCCGGCGGAGGGGCCGGCCGCCTCGATCGCCCCGACGAGCTGCGCCGTCGCGCGCTCGGGGCCGCGACGGCGAAAGCGATTCAGATCGCGGCGGGCCTTGGCGGCGTCGAACGGATTTCCCGCGGCGCCGCACGGGCAGGAGCTCACGCGGCGGCTATCCGCGCACCAGCTCGGCCTCGAGCGTCATCGGCACCGCCGAGAGGGCCCGCGACACGATGCACTTGACCTTCGTCTCCTCCGCGAATCGCCGGAACTCGTCCGCGGAGACTCCCGGAACGACGCCCTTCGTCGCGAGGCCGATGCCCGAGATGGAGAAACCGGCCTCCGTCTTCGTGAGGTGCACCGTGGCGGTCGTGGCCACGCTCGTCGCGGGGTGGCCGGCCTGCGCCAGCGCGTGCGCGAGCGCCATCGAGTAGCACCCCGCGTGCGCCGCACCGAGCAGCTCCTCGGGGTTCGTCCCCGTCCCGCTCTCGAAGCGGCTCAGGAAAGAGTACGCCCCCTCGAAGGCGCCGCTCCCGAGCTTCACCGTCCCCTTCCCCGACTTCAGATCTCCCATCCAGCGCGCGTCCGCCTTTCGATCCATGAGACGATCCTCCATGAGCCGTCGACATCGCGGCCCCGTTCACGAACGTTTCAAAGACACGCATTCCCGTCCCGACGGGACGTTCAGCTCGACTGGCCTCGCAGCATGGCCAGCCCCCTCGAGAGCATGTCCCCATGGTTGTCCGGGATGCTCCCCCCGGGAGTGAGCTGGTTGACGATCTCCGGCAGGAGCTGCGCCAGCGCCGAACTCGCCTGCCCGGTCGACAGCCCGAGCCGGGACGCGAGGCTCGAGACGGCCGGTGCGCCCAGGGCCTGCTGGGCCTGCTGCGCGGTGATGGGCATGTTCGGTCCCGTGCCGACCCACGAGTCGACGTGCTGCGCCATCCCGTTCTGCCGGAAGGCGTCGAGCACGCTCGTCAGGCCGCCCCCCTGCTGCATGAGCGACATCGCGGCCCCGAGGAGGCCGCCCCCGCCGGCCCCCAGCCCGGGGTGGCTCCCGGCGAGGCTGCTCAGAATCGAGTCGAGCGGGCTCGCGCCCTGCGGGGCCCCCCCGCCGCGCATCGCGGACCCGACGGTTCCGAGAATTCCATCCAGCAGTCCCATCGTGACCTCCTCGAGGCTCCGCCTCGACAGCACTTGGTGCGCGGGATTCGATGGCGGCATCATACACCCGGGTCCCCCGATCCCGGGAAGGAGACGCCGGGCTTGACAGGCAAGTGTTTACTTGCCTATTATCCCGGCCATGAACGTCGACCGCGTGTTCAAGGCGCTCGCGAGCCCCGCCCGCCGACGCCTCCTGGACGTCCTCCACGGAGACAACGGCCAGACTCTCCTGGAGCTCTGCGGCCACCTCGACATGTCCCGGCAGGCGGTCGCGCAGCACCTCGCGTGCCTCGAGCGGGCGAACCTCGTGGCGACGGTGCGGCGCGGGCGCGAGAAGTTTCACTACCTCAACCCGGTTCCCATCCACGAGCTGTCGAAGCGCTGGATCTTCAAGTACGAGCATCGTCAGCTCGACGCGCTGAGCGAGCTCAAGCGGAAAGCGGAAGGAGACGCGACATGGAGAAGCCTCGGTTCGTCTACGTCGTCTACATCTCTTCGACACCGGAAAAAGTCTGGGACGCGCTGATCGACGCGAAGATGACGGCGCAGTACTGGCAGCACGAGAACGTCTCGGACTGGAAGCCGGGTTCCCGGTGGGAGCACCGGGAGGTGAGCGATCAGAGGACACTCCATCTGGTCGGGAAAGTCGTCGAGAGCCGGCGGCCGAGCCGCCTCGTCCTGACGTGGGCCTTCCCGTCCGACGCCTCGGACGAGGAGAAACACTCCAGGGTCACCTTCGACCTCGAGCCCGTCGCCGGCGTCGTGCGCCTGACGGTCACGCACGATCGCCTCGAGGCCGGCTCGAAGATGCTCGAGGGGATCACCAGCGGCTGGCCGAAGGTCCTGTCGAGCCTGAAGTCGCTTCTCGAGTCGGGGCGCGCGCTGCCAAAGCTGTGGTAGGGGCGACGCGGAAACGGCGGTACACGGGGACGGGGTCGCCCCCCTTGAAGCGCTCGATGATCATGAAGAGCATGGGGACTTCGTCACGGCTTGAAGTGCGAGACGTTGCCGGCGCAGATCAGAGCTTCACGCGCATCTCGTTGTTCGGCTCGAACCCGAGGCTCTCGTAGAGAACCCGGCCGTCGGCGCTCGCGTGCAGGTACAGGTACGTCATGCCGTCGGCGCGGCACCACGCGAGCATCGTCTCCATCAGCCGGCGCGCGAAACCCTTTCGGCGATGTTCGGGCTCGGTGAACATGTTCACGACCCAGGCGCGGCGGGGCCGCGGATCGATCGGGTGCGACTGGAACTCGAGGATGATGACTCCGCCGCCGGCGACGACTCGGCCGTCGTCCGCCTCGACGAGCCAGCCTCGATACGAGCCCTCCTCTAGCCCGCGTCCCAGGAGCGGCGTCGAGCTGGCGAGCATCGCCGTCATCGCCCCAGCGTCGGTGTGCCCCATGTCCTCGAACATGCGCCGACGGTGATGGAGAACGGTCGCGAGATCGTCCACAGTCGCCGGGCGGACGCGGTACGAGGTCACGGTCACGCCTCAGCTCTTGAGCTCGACGGCGATGACGTGGAGCTCAGCGTCCCCGACGTTCTTCGCGAAGTGGGGCGCGAGAGGCGCAGCCCAAAGCGCTTCGCCCGCGCGGGGGCGCATGCCGGTCACTCGCGAATCGACGAGGACGCTTCCTCCCGCGTCGAAACGGACGAAATCGCTCCAGGTCACGACGTAGAGCACACCCGGCCACGGATGCGTGTGCACCGGCGTGCTCTCGCCGGGTCCAAGCCGCGTGTCGAGAACCCGGACGCGCTCATTCTCGAAGAGCACCGAGTGGTGATCGGGGGCCGCGACCATGGCGTCGAGCGGATCCGGGCGACTCACGACTCTTCGTCCGGCACGTGGAACTTGTGGAGGATGCGGTGCGCGAGCGGGGCGAGCATGATCCCGGCGACGAAGATGACCGCCAGCCCGCAGTAGAGGGAGTACAGCCCCGCGAAGAGCTTCCCCCCGTCGGTGACTGGGGCGTTCACGGGCCCCATGCCCCCGAGGAGCATCGAGGCGTTCAGGAACGAGTCCATCCATCCCAGCCCCTCGAGCGCGCGGTAGCCGATCATGCCCGCGAGAAGCGAGCCCGCGATCAGCGCCAGCGCGGCTCCGAGGCTGCGGACCATGCGCCCGAGGAACTGGCGGTGCGTGAGAAGCGGCTGCGCCTTGTGCTCGAACATGCGGTCCTCCGTCGTCCGTCACGGGATGCGCGCCGACTGCCACGCGACCATCTCCCAGCGCTCGCCCCGGCGCACCCACACGTCCGTGAAGCGGACGGGGATGGAGAGGTCGCCCGCCGGGGTCCGGACGTCGAGCGCCGCCTGCCCGGTCACGATCGCTGTGGCGTCGATGACCTGCACGCATACGTCCTGACGCCGGAAGTCCCTGTACTTGAGATCGCCCGACTTGAGCTGCGCGAGGAAGCTCGCCTTCGTGTCCATCTTGCCGCTCGAGTGTCCGTACGTCAGCTCGGGAGCGAGGAGGCGATCGAGCGTCTCCACGTCGCCGGCGATCATCGCCTGGATACGCTGGTCCTCGAGCCTGAGGATCGCGTCCTCGGTCGAAGGCGCGGCGGCGGCGATCGGCACGATCGCCATCGCGAGCGCCAGCAAGCGATTCCGGGTGCGGCGAATCATGACGTTCTCCTCGGTGACACCTGGGGATTCAAGCACAACGCGGAGGTCATGGGTTGGCCCGCGCCGCCTGGATCACGCAGGCGAGGACTCCCCCGATCCCGCCGGCCACGACGAGGCCTCCCACCCACGAGGGGGAGGAGACCGCCACGGCTCGCATCATTCCCGTGCAGACCGCGCCGATCCCGGCGGCGGTCGCCGCGAAGCTCACGCGCCGGGCCCATCGCGGCGGGCCGGCCGGGCGCCGGGGAGTGGTGAAGGAGCGGACGAGCGTGATTCGGTCGGAGAAGTATCCGGTCCACGCTCCGGCGATCAGCATGATGCCGGCGAGAATCAGAGGACCGCCCGGCAGATCGCGGCCGTCGGAATCCGGCATCAGCAGTCCGCGGCCGTGCCCCCCGCCGATCCCCGCGACGAAGGCCCCGACCAGCGCGCCGAATACGAAGTGCATCACGTATCCGGCCACTCCGCCGGACTCTCGCTCCGTCATCCGGCTCCCGGGGATTTCGCGGCCACGTCGTCGAAGAACTTCACGACGCCCGTGTCGAGCGAGTACTTCGCGCCGACCACCATCAGACCGTCGTCGCGGATCAGCCTCTCGAGGAGCTCGGAGCCGTGGCGCAGGTGATCCACCGAGACGCGCACGTTGGCGCGCACGGCGTCGGCCACGAGCCCCTTCGGGTCGTCCGCGCGCCCGCGCGACAGGACCGACTCGACCGAGGGGCGAACCCGATCGACGATCGATCGGAGGTTCTTGGATTGGCTCGTCGGCTGCCCCTGCAGCTCCTCGAGCGCGGCGACGATCGCGCCGCACTGGGAGTGCCCCATCACGACGACCAGCCGCGTGCCGAACCGCGCGGCGGCGAACTCGACGCTCCCGACCTGGGAGGGGGCGACGATGTTGCCGGCGACGCGGATGACGAAGAGGTCGCCGAACCCCTGATCGAAGACCAGCTCGGCGGGGACGCGCGAGTCGGAGCAGCCGAGCACGATCGCGAAAGGCTCCTGCCCCGCGACCAGCCCGGCGCGGCGCGCGTGGCTCGACACGGCGGCGGCGGCCGTCGTCTCGCTCGCGACGAACCGCCGGTTCCCTTCTCGAAGGCGGGCCAGAGCGTCGGAGGCGGAGATCATGCCGGAGTCTGGCAGCGGATCGCGGTCGGCGTCAACGCCCGGGACCGGCGATTGACGCCCCCTCCTCCTCCGTGGTCATCTTCGCCACGCAAAGGAGACTGCCATTGAAGAGGATCCTCATCCTGGCCGCCGCGCTCCTCCTCGGGTCCGCCGCGGGCGCCGCCACCGACCCGATCGACTCCCTCGAATCCGGGGCCTCCTCACCGTTTCGCGTCGCGGCGCGTGGGGTGATCAACGACCCTGGCCATCCGCTGCACCCCGGGTTCGTCCGGCCGACCGCCGCGACGCTCCGCGTGGCCTTCGATCCCTCCTCCGGCGAAGCGTCGGTGGAGATCGAATCGGGCCGGGGGGAGGACCATGACGTGGACCGCTACTTCGTGCGGCGCGGCCGCGTCTTCCAGGTGGACGACGAAGGACACGACATCCCGGCGGCGCCGCTGGCCGAGATCTCGGCGGCGGCCGTCGCCGCGCTCCACCCGGCGCTGGTCGCGAACGCGATGCGCGAGAATCGACAAAACGTCCGCGCGGAGGCCGCCGGGACGTACCTCTTCGCGTGGAACGACGCGCTGTGGGCGGTGACGACGGACGCCGGCGCGGGCCGGGTCGTGAGCCTGAAGCGGCGCGATTTCGACGACGTGCACGGCGACGGCGACGAGGAGATCGTCTACTCCTCCTCCCCCGCGAGGGTGACGGTGCGCCGCAGCGGACGCGAGGCGGCCCGGTTCGATTTCTCGGCCGTGGAGCCGGTGGCGTCGGTCGAGATCCCCGCGGGGGATCCGCGGCGTGACCGGGGCCGCGCCGTCCGCGCGGATCAGCTCAAGCTCTCGCTTCTCGCTCCGCGCCTGTTCACGATTGAAGTGGCTTCCCTGAGCACGCGCGTCTTCGTGGCCGAGTTCGCCGATCACGCGGTCGTGATCGAAGGAGTCTACAACGCGACGATCGGCGACCAGGTGGTGCGGGTGGTGAAGGAGACGCTCGGGAAGCCGATCCGTTACTTCGCGTTCAGCCACCTGCACGCCCAGTACGTCGGCAGCGCGCGAAGCTTCGTGGCGGAAGGGGCCACCATCATCGTCCCCCCGACCACGGTGCCACTCATCGAGGAGATGGTGAAGAGCGGTCACACGTTGAAGCCCGACGCGCTGGCGCGCGCGCCGCGCGAAGCGAAGATCGAGACGGTGCCGACCTCGCGCCGCCTCGAGGACGCGACGAACGCGCTCGAGATCTTCAACGTCGTGTCCGAGCACACCGACGAGTACTTCGTCTTCTGGCTCCCCGGCCCGAAGATCCTCCTGACCGGCGACCTCCTCTTCTACCGTGCGGGCAAACCCCTCACCGGACGATCGAAGCGACTGTGCCGGACGGTCGCGGACCTGGGGCTGCAGCCGGAGCAGTACGTCGCCACGTGGCCGCTCGACGGCTACGGGACGAACAACATCGTCAGCGGCGAGGAGATGCGCGCGGCGTGCGCGAGCTCGCCTTAGGGGCCGGCGCCCCCCGGTCGCTCGCGTAAGGGTGCGCCCGGCATCCAAGTACTCGAGGAGGAGTCCCGCGAAGACCAGTTCGACCGGCTCGAACTCGAGGGGGTCGTGCTCCACGTCGCCGACGTGAAGCTCGAGGCGCGGGATTCGGGGCGAGATTCGATCGAATCCGTTCCCCCCCGCGCACCGCAGCGCCGCGACGGACCGCGGCGCGTGCCGGCGCAACGCTTCCTCGAAGAGTCCGCGAGGAGCGGCCCCTGCCCGACCTCGGGCTGGGCCATGTGCGCCTCGTAGTCGGCGAGAGGAATGTCGAGCTAGGAGTTGGTCGCGCCCATACGGATGAAACGGCCTCACCCGGACGTGTTCGCCGCCCCCGACCAACGCGTCACGAAGGCCACGGGTGGGCCGACGAGGAGGAGATGCCCGAGAAAGTTGTCGAGGAACCAGGCCGGATTGAAAGGCACGGGCCTCGCCTGGGACAGCGGCACGACGACGAAGTTCATCACGAGATAGACGACGGCGCCGTAGACGAGGCCGCACGTCAGCGTCCACCGCAGCATGACCGGCCAGATCGTGCAGCCGAGATAGAAGACGGCCGCGACCGCCATGGCGATGAAGAGATGGAGGAAGGCGCCGAGAGCCGCCGTCTCAGTCCCTCCCGAGAAAGCGCTCTGACCCAGGAGCCCCGAGGCGATGCTCTGGAAGATGACGTGGGGCTCCGTCCCGCGGTAGAGAGCCCAGAAGAGGGTTGCGTTCACCCCGTCGAGCACGGCGACGACGAGGCCGCCCCCGAGGATCGCCTGAAGGGCGCGTGGCCTGGTGTGCGCATCCGCCGGAGTCATGCCGGGGCTATGGACACCCGAGCCCTCGGCGGGGTTCGCACCGGCCTACTTCCTGGCGGGCGGAGGGGGCGGGGGGATCGGGACCGACGCGTGATCCATCACGTACACCCACTTCCCGTCGCGGAAGGCTTTCACGTCGGAGAAGCGCCCCTCCATCACCTGGGGTGCCCCCTGGGCGGCGGGTATCGTCATTTTCCAGCGCCCCCACCCCAGCACCGTTTCGCCGAAGGCCGTGTTGTGCGACTCGGTGATCTCGAGCTTCGCCCCCGTCAGTCCCTTCAACGCCTCCTGCCACCCGGCCTTCGCCGCGTCCCATCCCCGGACTCCCATGCCGCCGAGGTCGATGAAGACGAGATCCGGGCTCTTCCAGTACGTCGCCATGAGGGCGTCGAGGTCGGCCTTGTTGAAGGCGGCGAGGAACTGTTTTTCGACGGCGTTCGCGGCGGCGACCTTCTCGGCGGGAGTGGCGGCAAAGGTCGCGCCCGCGATCGACAGGACGGCGGCGG
This portion of the Acidobacteriota bacterium genome encodes:
- a CDS encoding helix-turn-helix transcriptional regulator, encoding MNVDRVFKALASPARRRLLDVLHGDNGQTLLELCGHLDMSRQAVAQHLACLERANLVATVRRGREKFHYLNPVPIHELSKRWIFKYEHRQLDALSELKRKAEGDATWRSLGSSTSSTSLRHRKKSGTR
- a CDS encoding SDR family oxidoreductase, with the protein product MSVKLTLAILFLAYGAVLSATLSRAGHRGRIARGGGGAAWKPARILIVGATGGTGRQLVSLALERGHDVTALVRDPSRLPVEHPSLRVIRGDVLDPRAVEEAVRGQDAVVSALGHHRYYSPGGVLSSGTRNILRSMESHGVRRFVCETSLGIGDSAGRLGLFYTFFIIPAILPVYFLDKARQERIVARSRVDWVLVRPAVLTNGVGRGRWRAGARAGGFLLPARISRADVAAFMLDQLASEAYLGSAPGVCW
- a CDS encoding carbonic anhydrase, which codes for MISASDALARLREGNRRFVASETTAAAAVSSHARRAGLVAGQEPFAIVLGCSDSRVPAELVFDQGFGDLFVIRVAGNIVAPSQVGSVEFAAARFGTRLVVVMGHSQCGAIVAALEELQGQPTSQSKNLRSIVDRVRPSVESVLSRGRADDPKGLVADAVRANVRVSVDHLRHGSELLERLIRDDGLMVVGAKYSLDTGVVKFFDDVAAKSPGAG
- a CDS encoding nuclear transport factor 2 family protein, encoding MRTVLRMTVVLAAAVLSIAGATFAATPAEKVAAANAVEKQFLAAFNKADLDALMATYWKSPDLVFIDLGGMGVRGWDAAKAGWQEALKGLTGAKLEITESHNTAFGETVLGWGRWKMTIPAAQGAPQVMEGRFSDVKAFRDGKWVYVMDHASVPIPPPPPPARK
- a CDS encoding zinc ribbon domain-containing protein, whose protein sequence is MEATYKSCQSCGMPFSRDPLGGGTNVDGSTSRVYCSHCFAQGRFTQPDLGVSEMQTLVRGKMRDMGFPGFVAGLFTRKIPRLHRWKPGTRDS
- a CDS encoding nuclear transport factor 2 family protein — its product is MIRRTRNRLLALAMAIVPIAAAAPSTEDAILRLEDQRIQAMIAGDVETLDRLLAPELTYGHSSGKMDTKASFLAQLKSGDLKYRDFRRQDVCVQVIDATAIVTGQAALDVRTPAGDLSIPVRFTDVWVRRGERWEMVAWQSARIP
- a CDS encoding SRPBCC family protein, which gives rise to MEKPRFVYVVYISSTPEKVWDALIDAKMTAQYWQHENVSDWKPGSRWEHREVSDQRTLHLVGKVVESRRPSRLVLTWAFPSDASDEEKHSRVTFDLEPVAGVVRLTVTHDRLEAGSKMLEGITSGWPKVLSSLKSLLESGRALPKLW
- a CDS encoding FkbM family methyltransferase, whose product is MKRPLLLCVLPDRLRLAAWSRLYRGRHAGWTPLYERAELRFAPGVGLELIPGDVISDSIAFTGLYELDLTHRVVEIARRGGTMVEVVANLGYFAALWAAMSPGGRCIAFEASPRNIELLGRNMSRNGFSDRVQIVPRAAGAAAGRLHFDVGPLSQTGWGGLVNRPGGKSIDVDVVRVDEVVPLGDPIDFLKIDVEGADTWVLMGCERLLESRRVREIWFEQNKPRMAALGIPMGAAQRCLESFGYRPRAHGDPDAEIVEWSAVAG
- a CDS encoding class I SAM-dependent methyltransferase, with product MSSCPCGAAGNPFDAAKARRDLNRFRRRGPERATAQLVGAIEAAGPSAGRTLLDIGGGIGAIHHALLGAGYSRAVHLDASPAYLAVAAEESERLGHSGRVEFRHGDFHSAAPSIARVDVVTLDRVVCCDEDYAGLLRAAADRAGRLLALTYPRDRWPIRGFIALMNGARTLVRRPFTVYVHPPAAMARVLEERGLRRRWRGGTFIWSAELYERAS
- a CDS encoding DUF937 domain-containing protein, coding for MGLLDGILGTVGSAMRGGGAPQGASPLDSILSSLAGSHPGLGAGGGGLLGAAMSLMQQGGGLTSVLDAFRQNGMAQHVDSWVGTGPNMPITAQQAQQALGAPAVSSLASRLGLSTGQASSALAQLLPEIVNQLTPGGSIPDNHGDMLSRGLAMLRGQSS
- a CDS encoding OsmC family protein: MEDRLMDRKADARWMGDLKSGKGTVKLGSGAFEGAYSFLSRFESGTGTNPEELLGAAHAGCYSMALAHALAQAGHPATSVATTATVHLTKTEAGFSISGIGLATKGVVPGVSADEFRRFAEETKVKCIVSRALSAVPMTLEAELVRG
- a CDS encoding GNAT family N-acetyltransferase, giving the protein MTSYRVRPATVDDLATVLHHRRRMFEDMGHTDAGAMTAMLASSTPLLGRGLEEGSYRGWLVEADDGRVVAGGGVIILEFQSHPIDPRPRRAWVVNMFTEPEHRRKGFARRLMETMLAWCRADGMTYLYLHASADGRVLYESLGFEPNNEMRVKL